Proteins co-encoded in one Pogoniulus pusillus isolate bPogPus1 chromosome 15, bPogPus1.pri, whole genome shotgun sequence genomic window:
- the SCNN1A gene encoding amiloride-sensitive sodium channel subunit alpha isoform X2, translating to MESGSVKMPEGEKTRQWKQEEEQQQKEEQEGLIEFYSSYQELFQFFCSNTTIHGAIRLVCSKKNKMKTAFWSVLFFLTFGLMYWQFGILYREYFSYPVNLNLNLNSDRLAFPAVTLCTLNPYRYSAIRKKLDELDQITHQTLLDLYGYNMSLSRSDWSVPGTQKRSSRSLLHQVQRHPLRRQKRDNLVNLPENSPSVDKNDWKIGFVLCSENNKDCFHQAYSSGVDAVREWYSFHYINILAQIPDAKALDESDFENFIYSCRFNEATCDKANYTHFHHPLYGNCYTFNDNSSSLWTSSLPGINNGLSLVVRTEQNDFIPLLSTVTGARVMVHDQNEPAFMDDGGFNVRPGIETSISMRKEMTVRMGGSYSDCTEDGSDVPVQNLFSSRYTEQVCIRSCFQLNMVERCGCAYYFYPLPAGARYCDYTKHVAWGYCYYKLLAEFKADVLRCFHKCRKPCKMTQYQLSAGYSRWPSAVSEDWVFHVLSKQNKYNITSKRNGVAKVNIFFEEWNYKTNGESPAFTVVTLLSQLGNQWSLWFGSSVLSVMELAELILDVIAITFILGLRWFRSRQQLSALGPAPAAQGNAAGHAEAPPLGTPPHRFSVEAVVTTLPSYNSLDPRGASREGGVAHE from the exons AGTGGGTCTGTGAAGATgccagaaggggaaaaaacgaGGCAATGGAAGcaagaagaggagcagcagcagaaagaggagcaggagggtCTGATCGAATTCTACAGCTCCTACCAGGAGCTCTTCCAGTTCTTCTGCAGCAACACAACCATCCACGGGGCCATCCGCCTGGTGTGTTCCAAAAAGAATAAGATGAAGACAGCCTTCTGGTCCGTCCTCTTCTTTCTCACCTTCGGCTTAATGTACTGGCAGTTTGGAATCCTCTACAGAGAGTACTTCAGCTACCCTGTCAACCTCAACCTCAACCTCAACTCTGACAGGCTGGCTTTCCCAGCTGTGACTCTCTGCACCCTCAATCCATACAG GTACAGTGCCATCCGGAAGAAGCTGGATGAGCTGGACCAAATCACCCATCAGACGCTGCTGGACCTTTATGGCTACAACATGTCTCTGTCACGAAGCGACTGGTCTGTGCCAGGCACACAGAAGCGCAGCTCCAGgagcctgctccatcaggtgcaGCGCCATCCGCTGCGGAGGCAGAAGAGGGATAACTTGGTCAACCTGCCAGAAAACAGCCCCTCGGTGGACAAGAATGACTGGAAGATTGGCTTTGTTCTG TGCAGTGAAAACAACAAGGATTGCTTCCACCAGGCGTACTCCTCGGGGGTGGATGCCGTGCGGGAGTGGTACAGCTTCCACTACATCAATATCCTGGCACAGATACCTGATGCAAAAGCCCTGGATGAGTCTGACTTTGAGAATTTCATTTACTCCTGCCGCTTCAACGAAGCAACCTGTGATAAGGC GAATTATACCCACTTCCACCACCCTTTGTATGGGAACTGCTACACGTTTAATGACAACAGCAGCAGTCTGTGGACATCTTCACTGCCGGGGATCAATAATG GGCTGTCGCTGGTGGTGCGGACTGAACAGAACGATTTCATCCCTCTGCTGTCCACTGTGACAGGAGCCAGGGTCATGGTCCACGATCAGAACGAGCCAGCATTCATGGATGATGGGGGCTTCAACGTGCGCCCGGGCATCGAGACCTCCATCAGCATGAGAAAG GAGATGACCGTGCGCATGGGGGGCAGCTACAGCGACTGCACTGAGGATGGCAGCGATGTACCAGTGCAGAACCTCTTCTCGTCCCGATACACCGAGCAG GTGTGCATTCGTTCCTGCTTTCAGCTCAACATGGTAGAGCGCTGCGGCTGTGCTTATTACTTCTACCCCTTACCTGCTGGGGCACGGTACTGTGACTACACAAAGCATGTAGCCTGGG gctaCTGCTATTACAAGCTCCTGGCTGAATTCAAAGCTGATGTGCTGCGCTGTTTCCACAAATGCAGGAAGCCTTGCAA AATGACACAATACCAGCTATCAGCTGGGTATTCTCGCTGGCCTTCTGCTGTCTCAGAG GACTGGGTTTTTCATGTGCTTTCAAAACAGAACAAATACAACATCACATCCAAGAG GAATGGAGTTGCCAAAGTGAATATCTTTTTTGAGGAGTGGAACTACAAGACCAATGGGGAGTCTCCAGCCTTCACG GTAGTGACTTTGCTGTCCCAGCTAGGCAACCAGTGGAGTCTGTGGTTCGGATCTTCTGTGCTGTCTGTGATGGAGCTCGCAGAACTGATTCTGGATGTCATCGCCATCACCTTTATCTTGGGCTTGCGCTGGTTCCGTTCtcggcagcagctctctgccctgGGACCAGCCCCGGCCGCCCAGGGTAACGCCGCCGGCCACGCCGAGGCGCCGCCTCTCGGTACGCCCCCCCACCGCTTCTCTGTCGAGGCTGTGGTGACCACGCTGCCCTCCTACAACAGCCTGGACCCACGTGGGGCAAGCAGGGAGGGTGGGGTGGCACACGAGTGA
- the SCNN1A gene encoding amiloride-sensitive sodium channel subunit alpha isoform X1, with protein sequence MGTEPGSGSVKMPEGEKTRQWKQEEEQQQKEEQEGLIEFYSSYQELFQFFCSNTTIHGAIRLVCSKKNKMKTAFWSVLFFLTFGLMYWQFGILYREYFSYPVNLNLNLNSDRLAFPAVTLCTLNPYRYSAIRKKLDELDQITHQTLLDLYGYNMSLSRSDWSVPGTQKRSSRSLLHQVQRHPLRRQKRDNLVNLPENSPSVDKNDWKIGFVLCSENNKDCFHQAYSSGVDAVREWYSFHYINILAQIPDAKALDESDFENFIYSCRFNEATCDKANYTHFHHPLYGNCYTFNDNSSSLWTSSLPGINNGLSLVVRTEQNDFIPLLSTVTGARVMVHDQNEPAFMDDGGFNVRPGIETSISMRKEMTVRMGGSYSDCTEDGSDVPVQNLFSSRYTEQVCIRSCFQLNMVERCGCAYYFYPLPAGARYCDYTKHVAWGYCYYKLLAEFKADVLRCFHKCRKPCKMTQYQLSAGYSRWPSAVSEDWVFHVLSKQNKYNITSKRNGVAKVNIFFEEWNYKTNGESPAFTVVTLLSQLGNQWSLWFGSSVLSVMELAELILDVIAITFILGLRWFRSRQQLSALGPAPAAQGNAAGHAEAPPLGTPPHRFSVEAVVTTLPSYNSLDPRGASREGGVAHE encoded by the exons ATGGGCACGGAGCCTGGG AGTGGGTCTGTGAAGATgccagaaggggaaaaaacgaGGCAATGGAAGcaagaagaggagcagcagcagaaagaggagcaggagggtCTGATCGAATTCTACAGCTCCTACCAGGAGCTCTTCCAGTTCTTCTGCAGCAACACAACCATCCACGGGGCCATCCGCCTGGTGTGTTCCAAAAAGAATAAGATGAAGACAGCCTTCTGGTCCGTCCTCTTCTTTCTCACCTTCGGCTTAATGTACTGGCAGTTTGGAATCCTCTACAGAGAGTACTTCAGCTACCCTGTCAACCTCAACCTCAACCTCAACTCTGACAGGCTGGCTTTCCCAGCTGTGACTCTCTGCACCCTCAATCCATACAG GTACAGTGCCATCCGGAAGAAGCTGGATGAGCTGGACCAAATCACCCATCAGACGCTGCTGGACCTTTATGGCTACAACATGTCTCTGTCACGAAGCGACTGGTCTGTGCCAGGCACACAGAAGCGCAGCTCCAGgagcctgctccatcaggtgcaGCGCCATCCGCTGCGGAGGCAGAAGAGGGATAACTTGGTCAACCTGCCAGAAAACAGCCCCTCGGTGGACAAGAATGACTGGAAGATTGGCTTTGTTCTG TGCAGTGAAAACAACAAGGATTGCTTCCACCAGGCGTACTCCTCGGGGGTGGATGCCGTGCGGGAGTGGTACAGCTTCCACTACATCAATATCCTGGCACAGATACCTGATGCAAAAGCCCTGGATGAGTCTGACTTTGAGAATTTCATTTACTCCTGCCGCTTCAACGAAGCAACCTGTGATAAGGC GAATTATACCCACTTCCACCACCCTTTGTATGGGAACTGCTACACGTTTAATGACAACAGCAGCAGTCTGTGGACATCTTCACTGCCGGGGATCAATAATG GGCTGTCGCTGGTGGTGCGGACTGAACAGAACGATTTCATCCCTCTGCTGTCCACTGTGACAGGAGCCAGGGTCATGGTCCACGATCAGAACGAGCCAGCATTCATGGATGATGGGGGCTTCAACGTGCGCCCGGGCATCGAGACCTCCATCAGCATGAGAAAG GAGATGACCGTGCGCATGGGGGGCAGCTACAGCGACTGCACTGAGGATGGCAGCGATGTACCAGTGCAGAACCTCTTCTCGTCCCGATACACCGAGCAG GTGTGCATTCGTTCCTGCTTTCAGCTCAACATGGTAGAGCGCTGCGGCTGTGCTTATTACTTCTACCCCTTACCTGCTGGGGCACGGTACTGTGACTACACAAAGCATGTAGCCTGGG gctaCTGCTATTACAAGCTCCTGGCTGAATTCAAAGCTGATGTGCTGCGCTGTTTCCACAAATGCAGGAAGCCTTGCAA AATGACACAATACCAGCTATCAGCTGGGTATTCTCGCTGGCCTTCTGCTGTCTCAGAG GACTGGGTTTTTCATGTGCTTTCAAAACAGAACAAATACAACATCACATCCAAGAG GAATGGAGTTGCCAAAGTGAATATCTTTTTTGAGGAGTGGAACTACAAGACCAATGGGGAGTCTCCAGCCTTCACG GTAGTGACTTTGCTGTCCCAGCTAGGCAACCAGTGGAGTCTGTGGTTCGGATCTTCTGTGCTGTCTGTGATGGAGCTCGCAGAACTGATTCTGGATGTCATCGCCATCACCTTTATCTTGGGCTTGCGCTGGTTCCGTTCtcggcagcagctctctgccctgGGACCAGCCCCGGCCGCCCAGGGTAACGCCGCCGGCCACGCCGAGGCGCCGCCTCTCGGTACGCCCCCCCACCGCTTCTCTGTCGAGGCTGTGGTGACCACGCTGCCCTCCTACAACAGCCTGGACCCACGTGGGGCAAGCAGGGAGGGTGGGGTGGCACACGAGTGA